The DNA region GTTTTTCTGTGTGATGATATGCACACATTTCCCTCCGGCAGAGTAGTCCACTATGTCTTCCCAGCGCAGGGCTAGGATGTCGCTGATGCGCAAGCTGGTCATACAGGAAAACAGCGATGCGATTTTCACAATAGGCTTTTTACATGGCGTTTCAGCTAACTGGTACAATTCTTCAACAGATAAAGCTTCTTTCATAGTGTCTTCTGTTTCAATCTTTTCCAAGAAGTCATTGACATTGGTCTTTATCATCCCATTACGATATAGTATTTTCAAGAATCCTCTGAAAGTAGACCAGTATCCTGATGCTGAGTTTCGTGTGATACGTCCGTTGCGTCTTAGTTTCTTGGCGCTCAGCAGATATTCCCGAAACTTGTTGCACAGGTCGATGTCAATCTCTTCAAAAGTGCATTTGCCGTGTACGAAGTTCTTGAAATGGAGATAGACGAACTCCCATTTCTGGTCGTGCTTGCGGAGCTGCTGGCGATAGTACTCCAAGAAATCACCCTTTAGTTTGTACCTGTCGAAGAAATCATAGCGTTCATTTACAACCGATTCAAACCTACGGCAACGGATGGCTTCGGCTTTCTCGGTCATTACATCGTTGAAATTCTGCTCACGTTTGTTCTTCGGGTTGGCATAGATATAAATGCCAAGCGACTCGTGACGGATTACTTTCATCGTTTCCTTGTCTCTATATCCCGGATAATAATCCAGATAGAATGACAACATTTTGTTCTTTAGAGGTCTTGTCCTCAATGTTACAGTTTTACATTCGTGCATACTCTACTATATTATATTGTTGTTAATAATTTGCTGCAAACCAACGAAATGGTTCTATACAGACCTATAATCGTCAGGAGTAATTTTCCTGTCTGTATGGAATAATTTTTCAGGTGACGGATTTTTCAGCCATCACCTTGTCAAAATCCTCTTTCAGCAGGAACATGGATTTGCCGTGGTGCATTTTTCGGATGTTGTTATAGCGTGCATAGTTATAGACATCATCTCTGCGCAAACCATATTTTTCCATCGCCTCGGCTACGCTGTAATACTTTTCGCGTTGGTCGAAACCTCCGTTCTTGATAGTGTCGATATGGTCTTTGGAGTATTGAACCTTGCCGTAAACTACACGGGAGGGGATTTTGTGGCGATGCACAAACGAGCATCTGGCATCTTTGCTCATGTCGTATATTTCTTCCATCTGTTCTGCGCCAATCCATTCTTTGATATTGTCAGCTGCCTTATATTTGACGAAGAAACGGTTTACTGCCAACTGTTCGTAGTAGTTGAATCCTCCGTGACTGATTTTAGGAATGTCGTTTTCACGGCACAGCCTGCAAATAGTTTTCTTGGTCATCTGATATGTGACTGCAATCTGTTCTGACGAATAATATCCGTCGGGGATTGTAAAAGGTTCTTTCTGCTCCTGCTGGCCGGATTTGCTTTCGCGCTTCTTGGGTGTATATGTACCGTTCCGGTGTTCACGATATACCTTGTCAAATTCGGTGCGCAATACCATAGTCCGGCTTCCTTGTTTGAACCTCGTTATATCGTATTTGTTGACATAGTAGCTGATGTTTATCTTGGTAAGCCCGTATTTCTCGGTGATTTCCGAATAGGTATAATAGTCAGGATTCAACTTGTCCTGCTTTTCTTTGATAGCGTCTATATGGGCACGGGAATAATACACCTCGTGGTGGCGGTTGATTCGGGGAATATTGTGCCGCAGGGCAAAGGTGACAACGGCATTACGGCTCATACCGTATTTTCCCATGACCTGCTCCGGTGTGTAATAACAGTCCAGATTGATTTCTTCGGCAAGGTCGGCAAAATACTTGTCTATGAGGGTGCGGTTGTAGAACACACGGCTACCTTCTGCAACCTTTGGGATGTTGTATAGTCTGCAGCGACGGTACAGGGTTTTCTTCTGGATTTGGTATTTCTCCAAAATCTCATTCGTGGTGTAATAGAGGACGGTCTGCTTCCGTCCATAGCTGCGTTTCTTGTAGTCGGGCGCATTGTCGAACATCTTTTCAATGTCGGATTTGCGTATGATGGTACGCCCACGAAGTTGCAACGCCCGAATGATACCGGTAGCCATGTGTCGGTAGATGGTGGCACGACTGATACCTAAAAGGGTAGCGGCTTCGGCAGGGGAGAGGAACGGTTTGCCTCCCACAATGCCAACTTCCTGCATTGGCTGCTCGTTTTGCCTCGCTTCGTATTCCTGCAATTTCTGCTTGCGCTTCTTGTCTTTATACGCTTTTTCTGTACACGATTTGCTGCAAAACCGTGTTACCATCGTGTGTGCTATAAATGGTTTGCCGCACCACTGGCATTTTCTCTGTACCTCCATATATTAGTCGCCTTTAATTTCGTCGATTTCGTCTCAACGCGTCTCACAATTTCTCACAGCGTCTCACGCTGTGTCTTCTATAGCGGTTCCGCTCATTCTCATAGCGTCTCACATCGTGCCTAAGATGTCGCTATGATGAGTGCGAGGAGCCCGCTTATTTGTTCGGCGGTAGAATTATGGTACAAAAAGATGCTGAAAATTGGCAGTCTGTCAGAATTGACTGGAATAGACACAAAAATAAAAGTCGCTGGATTTCAGCGACTTTATTCTAAATGGTTATGGTTGCTTATGGCTGTTTACAAGCCATCATTTGCCGATGCAAAAGTGTTGAAATATATTTTTTAGCACCATATCATTCGTCACCTCCCCTGCGATATCGCTCAAATGGAAGATGCACTCTCTGATGTCCTGGGCTACGAAGTCCCCGGAAAGATTGTTTGCCAATCCCTGTTGTACGCGTCCGATGGCTTCTAAGGCATGCGTAAGGGCTTCGTAATGGC from Bacteroides sp. MSB163 includes:
- a CDS encoding site-specific integrase → MHECKTVTLRTRPLKNKMLSFYLDYYPGYRDKETMKVIRHESLGIYIYANPKNKREQNFNDVMTEKAEAIRCRRFESVVNERYDFFDRYKLKGDFLEYYRQQLRKHDQKWEFVYLHFKNFVHGKCTFEEIDIDLCNKFREYLLSAKKLRRNGRITRNSASGYWSTFRGFLKILYRNGMIKTNVNDFLEKIETEDTMKEALSVEELYQLAETPCKKPIVKIASLFSCMTSLRISDILALRWEDIVDYSAGGKCVHIITQKNKAEDIIPISEEALGLIGYSSEKKDLVFKELMRSWTQVPMKEWIRSAGITKNITFHSYRRTFATLQGAAGTDIRTIQSLMAHKSITTTMRYMKVVDSNKREASKKITLTRKG
- a CDS encoding helix-turn-helix domain-containing protein — its product is MEVQRKCQWCGKPFIAHTMVTRFCSKSCTEKAYKDKKRKQKLQEYEARQNEQPMQEVGIVGGKPFLSPAEAATLLGISRATIYRHMATGIIRALQLRGRTIIRKSDIEKMFDNAPDYKKRSYGRKQTVLYYTTNEILEKYQIQKKTLYRRCRLYNIPKVAEGSRVFYNRTLIDKYFADLAEEINLDCYYTPEQVMGKYGMSRNAVVTFALRHNIPRINRHHEVYYSRAHIDAIKEKQDKLNPDYYTYSEITEKYGLTKINISYYVNKYDITRFKQGSRTMVLRTEFDKVYREHRNGTYTPKKRESKSGQQEQKEPFTIPDGYYSSEQIAVTYQMTKKTICRLCRENDIPKISHGGFNYYEQLAVNRFFVKYKAADNIKEWIGAEQMEEIYDMSKDARCSFVHRHKIPSRVVYGKVQYSKDHIDTIKNGGFDQREKYYSVAEAMEKYGLRRDDVYNYARYNNIRKMHHGKSMFLLKEDFDKVMAEKSVT